The sequence TCTGACAGTCAGGGTGGGTGGATGCGTCAGAAGGCCTGCTGGTTTGTTTATCACCACGATATCGTCATCTTCAAAAATGATGCTGAGCTCGGTGGGGTCTGGCATCAACGCCAGTGAACTTTGGTCTACGCGCGCCTTGCGTCTTCCGAGGAACTCATCTCGTAGTTCCGTGCTTAGACTCCGGACTCCAACAGCTGCCCTCAAGCGCGCCTCAGCCCCAGCCGCGCTACCACCTGGATGGGCCGCAGGAGGTGACTGTACCATACGGCTCGTTGCTGTTGAGACTCTCTCCACCGGCTCAGTGCTAGGGAGTCTGGCGTCTGGGGCCACTCCCCCTTCTTTGAGATCCACTGCTTCTTCATGTGAGGCCTCCTCTAGAAGCATGTCGACGTCAATGTCCTTGCCTGGAGTTCCACGTTTCTGAGTTTCCTCATGCTCTTTAATAGAGGCCAAGGAATACCAGACCTTATCGCCGTTCCGCAGTCTGCGACCCGGAGCTGTACACGTGGTTCCATTCACGCGtactcgccttccgcggatGAAGTGCAACGCCGTGAGGGTCCGTGAAATGTTTAGATGTTTGCTCAGTGAACGGTCTAGGCGTTCAGAGAATGAGGTTGAAGAAGAAGTGCTGCCAGGTACACAGTAGTGACcgaaggcaggcgagccTTCTGCTTCACCCAGGGCCAAGTCAccggcgagccgcggtcGTGCTCGGGGACGCGTGGTGAGACACAAATCTGCTTTGTATTGATCAATTGATGCCTCCGCCTGACTCGCATCACTATGAGCATAGCGAGCTTCTCGTTCTTGAAGGCTTCTCCGTGCACTGCGCACCAGCAGGGACGGATCGTGGGGCAAATGACGCCATGACGCGTTTGAAGCAGATCGCAGGCTGTAAATTTCAGGCCCGGTCGCACTCAGTAGGCGTCTGTATCTTGGAGTCGTTTGTTCACCGTTTTCTGTTGGACTAAATGAGACCGGTAGGGTCAGGCCGCGAATGACACGCAGCCCAGCAGGACGAACGGCTGAAACAAAGCTCAAAAACGGAGCTGCCTGAGTCAGTCCGGGAACCCCATAGTTTGCAGGCACAccaggaggcgacggcgaatgGTGTGAGAAAAGAGGGCCGCTGCTCCAGGGTGCGGGTAACTCTGTACTTTGCGACCAAAATAAAAAAtcccgcgagcgcgctgcTGGGAACAGAGCTGCTTCGCTGCACACCGTGAGTAGCGCTACCAACAGGGTGATTACCAAGAATGACATGCGGATCTCTGCCAGCGTGGAACACATAGCCAACAAAAGATCGAGGACGTAGAGGAGAAAGGCGTAGCCGCAGATGAAGACGACTGCTCATTCGGAGCCAGAAACGCTGTAGGCATGCAAAAGACAGCGGGCTGGTCAGCGGTGAGAAGTGGACGCTGTGCTCTACAGTGTGAAGACGTGGGACAGCACTCCGTTTTCCGCTTTTCCACACTCCGCCCTAGGCTCCATACTTAGGTTCGCCTATCTCGGGAGTAGAGCGGTTGCCTTCGTTCGTGAAGCTACTACGGCAAACACGACAGAGTGCCGCCCTCCAGCGTTTCAGCGGCTGCCGACTGCTTCATGGGTTTTCATAAAAAGGGCTCCTTTCAGGCCTGGCAAGACCACGCACGTAAACTAGGAAAGTCTCACCTCTGCAACAAATGGCGCTTCTCAGTTTGTTTCTTTGTCTCCTGCCAATATAAATGGCGAGCGGGATGCTGCGACTTGCGTTGCATCTAGAATCGCTTACCACAGCTATCGCATGCGTCCGTGTGCAAGGAGTCACGCGTGACGGCTATCAGGGCCGGGGCTGTGTTGGGGGGGGGATATCTGTGAAATTTGTTATTCCTGCGCCAGTACTTGACTGTCTGTTGTATTGTGGCCGTTGTGCGGCCTTCTTCGTGGAATGAGCGTTCGTGGCTCTGGGGATAGCTCTTGAAAGCAGCGGTCTGGCAAGCTCTTCGAGCTGCCGTCTCCCGAAGCTCTATCCTCGCACAGACGACCAACTACGTGTACTGTATGTAGAATCTCCTTCCCAGGGTCCACTCTCTCCCTGAGAAGAAACTTTGAGAAACAGGAGGTTCCTCGCTTACTTCAAAGAAGTTACTCGCAACTGCTCCTGGGTCGATTCTAGGCGAGAACTGCTAGCCGAACGGCGCCTACAGGCAACAAAAGGCGAGCCGGATTTTCTTTCCTTGTCGAGATTGCAGTTTCTTCCGTGCCCTGAGGGCTCTGCTTCGAGGAGATGTTCTGTGCAGCTCTGTGACCCCGCTGAAACCAAAGTTTTTCTAGCGACCCCTCTGCTGTCGGCGTAGCGAGCCGTGTGTcaaggcgccggcagcacgCCTGTCGTAGTTGTCTTTTGCCATCTAGTCCCTTCTGAGCGTACCACAGTGGAGAGGTGCTCTGTGCTTCCGCCGGCTTTTCGGAAGTAAAGACAAAGTTGCGAACAACGCAGTAACCCCAACGCAAACCCTTCGCGTTCAACGATGAGCTCCGCGGGGCGGGTGAATCAGCAGGACGGCTCGGCCACCCTCGCGGgtgctggcgccgctgtcggcgAAGATGGACGAGTGAAGGTTGGCATCATTGGTGGTACGCAGCCACAGGGACGCGGTGTGCGTGGCTTTAGAAGTCTTGTTCGCGTCCACCGTTGCGAGCGGTATCTGGCTGCAAGGGCTAGATGACGGTGTCGTGGttcagcgcatgcagagcgaCCAGCCTGATGGGCTCTTACCAACCTATTTGCACCTCGAAAGACACGCAGCGCACACATTTTTAGCAGCGCTAGACTGAACCTGCAGTTCGCAGCGATGGCGAGAGTCCTTGCGCGggcccccgcgccggcctACGCTTTCGCAGCTGCATCTAGGGGGCAAGGCGGCCACCCTGCCTGCATCTCCGTCAGTGCAGTGCGTGGAAGGAGACCTTCTGCCTGTCGGGGCTCTGTGGCAGTTCGTCAGTCCTTTCACATGGGTGTGAATGCACTGTCACCGAGGCGAAGCCTTGCAGGGACGCTCAACGGGAGTTCCGTGTTTCCATTTCACATGCGTACAGCTACGGGGGCAGTCGGCCAACGCTTTGTTTCGCTGCTGCATGGGCACCCGTATTTCCGTGTCGCGGCGCTTGGGGCGAGCGACCGCTCCGCTGGAAAACCGTGAGTCAACTGTCCGGTCGACGAGGggcgcctttttctctgcaaTCGCCCCCCCTCCACGCTGCAAACGAAAGATGACCTGCTTTTTTGGGGTCGTCTGAAGCCTGGAAAGATGGACACTCAGGTCAGCCGCCTAGAGATTCGAGGCTCGAAATGCGTTTGGCGGTTCAGGATGGCCTCTTGGAACGAATCAGCGTGATAGTCTTTGGACGTTGCTACGCGAGGGCTGGCGCCCTGAGGGTGGACTACGCCGGCGCGTTCCTCAGGGCGGCCACGCATTTTCTGGCGCACACAGCTGGTCCCGGTCGCTCCACTGCGTCAGTGGCGGCATCCTGTTGGGCTCTGCAGTCCCGCTGCATCGCCAGGCGCGGCTCGTTTCGACGCGCATCCGCCGCTGAAGTGCCTCTCAGGCGCGCTCCCTTCCACGCGAGACAACGCCGCCTTGGCTTCGTTCGCGGAATGCATGGCGTGCGCCTCTACAGTAGAGCTGCCTCAgtggagagagggaaacggcagcagcacagctcgccgcagaggTTCGTTTGTGGTTTCCCAGGTACGGCAGCGTGGTGACTTGGCGCTTGGACGATGACGCCCCGCTAACGGAAGACATTCGCGGCATGACAGTTCTCAACTGCACGCCCGCCCCCTTCAAGGAAAGAGGCTGGTAGGCCGGCAAAcgaaggccgcagcgagaagaaaacggcgtctgcggccgtgCCCCGTCTCATACATATCCGCCGCCCGTGGCTGAGGGCTCATTTCGAGTTCATTTACCATGGCGCGACGCCCGTCCTTTCCAGTTGGCGGCGAGGATGCTGATTTGCTGGAGGTGTGGGGAACGAGACTCACGAGTTCCTACTCTGAGCATGTGTAGAGTCTTTTGCGACACGAAGGTCCCACAGAGGCTTCCCAGAGACTGCAGCTTGCGGCGGTCTCTGAGTGCGAAAAAAACGGCAAGAACGAAGGACGTGATGCAAAGCCTTGGGGCCTAGAAATCTGCTTGTGTTGAGTCACCTGATCCCGTCGCGTGAGCTAGCGCCGGGGTCCTTTCGGCTTCGCTTGCGTGCAGCGTGATCATTTTTTCCGCCCTGgatgctgcggcggcagacacgcTGGAAGATGTGTTTGCGGCAGAAGGCTTCATCGTGTTCAGCAACGCAAAGTCCCACAGGATGGACTCCGATGTGCCCATCCTGCTTCCTTACGTGAACGCCCCTCTTTTGGAGGTTGTGCGCGGCCAGAAGCACTATGCGAAAACCGGCGGTGCGATCGTCACCAATGCCAACTGCGCCAGCACCGGGCTCTCTGTTGCCTTGAAGCCGCTACTTGACAAATGGGGCATCAAGCGTCTCGCGATCGCGACCCTTCAGGCAATTTCAGGTAGGCAGCCGAAGCGAAGCGAAGCTCACACTGTATCCTTCTTGATGCGGCTGTGCCCCCTGCGTGATAGTTTTGCCTGGGTGGGCGCTAAGCAGGACCTCTTCCAACTAATGCTTCTAAGTAGTCTAGCTCTGCTATCACGAAACACGTGCCCAGATTGGTTAAAactcccgcgcctctgcagcgcagaagGTGTCTAGCGGCAGCAGTCAAAACAGAAAACCTGCTGGGCGCACTATAAGTCACCAGGAATGAGAGGCGACTCATAGTAAAGATCTAAGTAGGAAACGATGCAACGGGCCGGGTCTTTGCACATCGTTCCGACCTTTGTCGGCGTGCTGTATCGTCGTCAGCGACTCTAGAAAACAAAGTGCCTCCCTTCTGTTGCGCTTTCAACAGGAGCTGGCTACCCGGGCTTGAGCGCAATGGACATGATCGATAACGTCATTCCGTTCATCtccggagaagaagagaagcttgagcgcgagccgcagaagaTCCTCGGCACCCTTTCAGAGGGTTCTCGAGAGATTCTCTCCTCCCCCTTTGAGAGCGTGGCGATGTGCCACCGAGTGCCTGTGATCGACGGGCACACCGTGACGGTGAGTGCGCACCAGGACCCCATATTGAAGCTCAAACGAAACTGACAGTCTTGTGAGACCAGATTACATCTTCTATTGCGTTTACGTGGCTCCAACAACCCGGGGTATGCGCGGCTCGGTGGCCCTCCCGTCGTCTCGAGTGTGAAGCTCAGCAGCGGCGAGTGTGGGCAGCTTCAATTTGCATGGCGTGCGCCGTGCTAGGCAGTCGAGGCGTCCAGCGGGCTTGTGTGTTGTGTTCAGGTTATAGTCGATTTCCCCGCCAACGCGTTCCCCGAATCATCCGATGCGTCGGATATCTCCGCACAAATCACGGATGCCTTTCGCGCTTTTCAACCGCCTGCGGACGTCGCCGGATTGCCCTCCTGTCCCGCTGAGGTCGGTTATGCCATAACGATCGCCGGTGGAAGTTTCTTTGCTTCGCCAGGAGACGTTGTCCGACCCAGATCGAGACAGGCTAGCGTGTATGTGTAACGAGCAAACACGTCGATATGGACAGTCTCGTAGTAACTGAAGCGCTCTTTTTGCGGCATGCAAAGAGAACCCTGTACTATAGGTGGTCTGAAAGGGCCTTCGTCGCGGCTCAGGCGGCGGGGATTCGCCTGGGCAAGAAGGGCTAGACCTGTGAGTCTCCAACTGGGGGAGAAGTGGCTGTTTAGAGTTTTCTAGGCCATGAAGCGACCATATCTGTGAGTGTTTTCTCCTATGCTTTTCAGTGGATCAGACAGGCATATGGCAAGAAAGCTCGAACAGCGCAGACATCTGTCCCTGCGCAGCATCTCTTGGCTTCCTGgtgaggccgccgcccggcACTCGCCCAGGCTGTCATCACGCCCGAGCGTTAATTCGATTTTGGTTTATCGTGTTCTGGTGTTGGCTCTGCTTTCCCAGGTCATTTGTGTCTGCGAGCATCCTAGCcgaccgcagccgcgcgtcgacAGACCTCGCGGGGGAGGAATGACCGTCTCCGTCGGTCCGGTCAAGGCTAAATATGTCGCACATGCGTCTGCGTGGACAGCGAAATTCACGACGCTCGTCCACAACACTCTGCTAGGTAAGCTCGTGTGAATCTTGCGGAGGTGCAGAAGGTGGTGACTCTGTCCGTAGGGTTCCTTTAGCAGCCGCGGTATCGGCCAAAAAACAAACATATCTGGAATCAGATGATGACAGTGCCAGTAGGGAGGTTTCCCATCCAATACTCTCCCcgtggagagaagacgccggcCTCTGTGTCGTCCGACTGCTGCTCTTCTGCTGTGGTTTAAATGGAGCCTTTCTGCCGAAGTCCGAGGCTCAGAGCGAGATCCGTGGCCCCCGCGCTGTTGGTGGCCAGGGCTCGGCTTtgtcgctgtctctgtcaGAAGATATCACTTGTTCCGCGGTTGAGGCACCTGCTTCGGCATTTTGCTACCGATCAGGTCACACGTAAACAGCAGTTTACATGTCGTTTCTATCGGTATTCGTAGGTGCGGCGGGCTGCTCGATCCTGAACGCGGAACTGGCCCTGCAGCGAGGTCTCGTGCTGGACGGAAAGGGCCAAGCTCTTCGCCCACCTTCCTCGGGTGCAACGCAGTCTCGGGGCTCGGTGAATGGAGTCGGCTCTCCGCGAGGCAAGCGGCAAAAGTGTGACAACGGTCTCTAGTCCTTTGGTATttcagaggccgcggctcgaGATGCTAGGCTGCCGCCTACTCGTGGGAGTTCCCTGGGAAAGCGAGTTCCGCGAGCGAGCAAAAGAAATGAGATCGTTGACTGACGACGCTATTCGCCTTCCCCCGCACGGTTTGGCGGTAACTGTGGGGAGCGGAAGTTTGTTCCTGCTTGTTTCACGGCTCTCACTGCGCACTGTGATGAAGCGGAAGGTGTTTCGCAGGATGACGCAGTACGCCGAGGCTGCTAAGTAGGAAACTCTTCGGGTGTGTTGTCTCATTCTTCAGTCCCCTCCTAATGGGGCGAAGGGGGGATGTTAGAGTATTTCTAGCAGAGTGATGCAACCTGAAGCACGGCGGTGCGCTGCAGGAAATAGAGGGGTGCAGTCACCGTCGTTGATCAAGGTAAATGGAACGAGCGTTGCCCTTGCATTGAGCAGAATATATATCTACCGCCCTGGGATGCGCAGTGCAATAGACACAAAGGTGGTGGAGAAtcgagaaggagaggcaTCTGTCTCTGTTTGGTGAATGCAATAGTTGGTGACTCAGTTTCGGATAGTAGTGGCGCGGCTAAGCTGCTTAACATGCCTCGTTCACACACTCCAAGAGGCAGGCAAGCGGATATAGGATTCTCTTGATTTCCTGCCCAACTACAGGGCTCGATGTAAAACATTCAGTGGCTCGCCCAGACCACCTAGCAGGACTAGGCGGCTCCTGGCTATCAACCCTCAGGCGAGGTAGCGAGAACGCTGATTCGAAGGCCAGCGTCGTTGGCATAGGCACCATCGCCCGAGCTTGTCAGCCGCTTGCGTGGGAAGCGGATTCGGGCTGGTGCAGACGCACAGACCCCCAGAGTGGTTCAGTTGTAGGAGGATTAGCGAAAAGTGGCTTTCGTAAAGCCCTCGACACTCCACTAACGACGTTCTCCACAGGTATTGGGGTCGACTACCGATGAAAGAAATAAGGAGACAGCTTTGTAACTGCGGAGGGTAGTGAGAAGCGCAGCGAACATTGTTTGTCCTTGCCTAAGTACGCGAGGTTTGGGCCTCCTCATCTAGCACGCGTATGATATGCGTACCCTGAGAAGTGCAACTTTAAGGTTTTGCGACAAGCGCTCAGCTCGAATAAAAGGTGAACGCATTTTGAGCGACACCTCTCGCTGCGGATCTACCAGCCTCCTCACATAATGTAACGGATGCTCTCACTGGGAGAGGGGCAACCAACTGGTGCTGGGCAGTCCATACCGTAAAGTACTGTAGACGATCTTCGCTTATGCGCGTCATATGCAGTGACCACCGAAAATCAGGGTCGTTGCTGATAGCTCTCCCCACGCTGCAATGGCTTTGGACACGACAGTAACCCTGACGGGGATATCATCTTGTCTCACTAGCATCGCGCAAATTTGGACGCGCGGTCAGCGCCCAATATTTCAAGCAGCATCATACTTTCCTAAAAAAGACAGTTGAATCCCGGTCACATGATGCATCTAGAAAATTTGTTTCTGTATCCCTACCGGAAATTTGAGTGTACTTATGGTGGTCCAAAAAGAAATAATCTCCGCCGGGTCCGCTGCAAAATTCAGACGTGTACAGATACGGATGCCCGGTACTGCTCTAATGCCCACGACGAGCTAGCGAGCCTTTTCGTTTTTGGCTTTGGGGGTCGGTGTGTCATTCTGCATGCGACGGCTGGCCGTTTTATGAAGATTGCACGAACCATTTCGGTTTAGCGTTGAGTTGAATATCTGTCGCCCCTTGTGGAAGAATGGTCAACTACGGTCTGTGTGCGTACACGCTCATGAAGCACACAAGTCTGATCCGAGAATAAAAGGTCGTGAGGGCTGCCGTCTTTTCTGGCTTCGGGCTCCCGAGCTAGAACGTGTCGATTGTCGTAAAAGGCATACGGGATCTCCGAAAAATTTGGCGGAGACTGTCCAGCAAGGGGCAGTGTTACGACAGAAACAGTAATATGAGATGAACTGCCTCTGTTGTCAGAAGCAAAGTCGTGTTTTAGCCCGACTGGTATATATCCATGGGTCAAGTCTGCCAAGGTACGTCTGGATTTCTGTCTTTGTGGCAACACCTTTGTGGCACGTGACATACCGCGGAACTTTCTTTAGGCTTGTTCTGGTGGAAGTCGTACCCCCCAAGACATTGCGGATTCTGGTGACTGTGCTTGCTGTAGTAGTGATGGCGTGCTTCGGGAGCCGGACAATTTTAAGCCACGCCAGCGGACTCAAGAAAAGTCAAAATGTCTTCTGCAGGATGAGTCTGTGCAGAGCAAGGGAAACAAAACGGTTTTTCTCCTCCGCTCCGCAGTGTGCAACTAACAGCCTCTCAGCCCCGGATCGCGATCGTGCGACAGGTAGAGGCCCAACGTTGCGTCGTAGTTG is a genomic window of Besnoitia besnoiti strain Bb-Ger1 chromosome IV, whole genome shotgun sequence containing:
- a CDS encoding aspartate-semialdehyde dehydrogenase (encoded by transcript BESB_055990), with the translated sequence MSSAGRVNQQDGSATLAGAGAAVGEDGRVKVGIIGATGAVGQRFVSLLHGHPYFRVAALGASDRSAGKPYGSVVTWRLDDDAPLTEDIRGMTVLNCTPAPFKERGCVIIFSALDAAAADTLEDVFAAEGFIVFSNAKSHRMDSDVPILLPYVNAPLLEVVRGQKHYAKTGGAIVTNANCASTGLSVALKPLLDKWGIKRLAIATLQAISGAGYPGLSAMDMIDNVIPFISGEEEKLEREPQKILGTLSEGSREILSSPFESVAMCHRVPVIDGHTVTVIVDFPANAFPESSDASDISAQITDAFRAFQPPADVAGLPSCPAEVICVCEHPSRPQPRVDRPRGGGMTVSVGPVKAKYVAHASAWTAKFTTLVHNTLLGAAGCSILNAELALQRGLVLDGKGQALRPPSSGATQSRGSVNGVGSPRGKRQKCDNGL
- a CDS encoding hypothetical protein (encoded by transcript BESB_055980), with translation MCSTLAEIRMSFLVITLLVALLTVCSEAALFPAARSRDFLFWSQSTELPAPWSSGPLFSHHSPSPPGVPANYGVPGLTQAAPFLSFVSAVRPAGLRVIRGLTLPVSFSPTENGEQTTPRYRRLLSATGPEIYSLRSASNASWRHLPHDPSLLVRSARRSLQEREARYAHSDASQAEASIDQYKADLCLTTRPRARPRLAGDLALGEAEGSPAFGHYCVPGSTSSSTSFSERLDRSLSKHLNISRTLTALHFIRGRRVRVNGTTCTAPGRRLRNGDKVWYSLASIKEHEETQKRGTPGKDIDVDMLLEEASHEEAVDLKEGGVAPDARLPSTEPVERVSTATSRMVQSPPAAHPGGSAAGAEARLRAAVGVRSLSTELRDEFLGRRKARVDQSSLALMPDPTELSIIFEDDDIVVINKPAGLLTHPPTLTVRNIDKHNRLGSVVQRLFYKFLCSDRGFPETFLPLAKQAAFSSLAREASGRTLVRRTATSTTENMSAAYEQDSTTAADGLRESVSTQVLGARLGLPVAISRPSAVVHRLDIGTSGVLVAAKTFAAAENLKYQWAQRKVVKGYIGLCTPEMHWLHEVDAPIRRHPTMRGKMEAVAIERSPSILMPASSLSHDKRAFVARAKPGFTVFAPLGGNGDCGLFAALALTGRTHQIRAHLEYIGHPLMGDPVYGNRARTHWFPFPDRPAADAPRPAKLATRTRGKGAHSLNPDADSAFFQSSTEKPCVRPFLHAYLLRFDHPGNGAPMEFKAEPPADICSIARRMGVDWASSVEAAFRDIGSYGGELSKK